The Luteimonas sp. YGD11-2 genome has a window encoding:
- a CDS encoding CBS domain-containing protein has translation MRTVRQVLESKNPEVHAVGPDAPVIDALRLMAEHGIGSVLVLDGENRLVGIVSERDYARKVVLTGRTSQQTPVRDIMVDTVTTIGPDDTVAHCMQLMTDGRFRHLPVLEDGRIVGIVSIGDLVKAVIEDQQVELDQLQRYIAS, from the coding sequence ATGCGTACCGTGCGGCAGGTGCTGGAATCGAAGAACCCTGAGGTGCATGCGGTCGGTCCCGACGCACCGGTGATCGACGCGCTCCGGCTGATGGCCGAACACGGGATCGGGTCCGTGCTGGTGCTCGATGGAGAGAATCGCCTGGTCGGGATCGTTTCCGAGCGCGACTACGCCCGCAAGGTGGTGCTGACCGGTCGCACGTCGCAGCAGACACCGGTGCGCGACATCATGGTCGACACCGTGACCACCATCGGCCCCGACGACACCGTTGCGCACTGCATGCAGCTGATGACCGACGGCCGCTTCCGCCATCTGCCGGTACTGGAGGACGGGCGGATCGTCGGCATCGTATCGATCGGCGACCTGGTCAAAGCGGTCATCGAGGACCAGCAGGTGGAGCTGGACCAGTTGCAGCGCTATATCGCGTCGTAG
- a CDS encoding Hsp33 family molecular chaperone HslO: MTLPADTDRLDRFLLPHAGVRGVRVHLHETWQRIAASEAYPAAVGGTLGEAVAACALFTAHAKVDGRLSVQLRGEGPMRALFAECTAQGTLRGLAHFDPAAAQAAGPDLRRLAGDDAVMAITIENPGPGRDPTRYQGLVGMAAAGLAEAFETYFRQSEQLPTRLLLTTTDHSCAGLMLQKLPGDSGDDDGWNRANALFDTLREDELQAWTSEQLLRRLFAEEEAQPLGGRALAFGCSCSRERVEGVLMSLGHEEAMAATTQHGHAEVRCEFCGQSYTFDPAEVDALFTDAPVPMAAPDRLQ; this comes from the coding sequence ATGACCCTGCCCGCCGACACCGATCGCCTCGACCGTTTCCTGCTCCCCCATGCCGGTGTGCGCGGCGTGCGCGTCCATCTCCATGAGACCTGGCAGCGGATCGCCGCCAGCGAGGCCTACCCCGCCGCGGTGGGCGGCACGCTGGGCGAAGCGGTTGCGGCCTGCGCACTGTTCACCGCGCATGCGAAGGTGGACGGCAGGCTGTCGGTCCAGCTGCGTGGCGAAGGCCCGATGCGCGCGCTGTTCGCCGAATGCACGGCGCAGGGCACCCTGCGTGGCCTCGCCCACTTCGACCCGGCCGCGGCGCAGGCCGCCGGCCCCGATCTGCGCCGGCTGGCCGGCGACGATGCGGTCATGGCGATCACCATCGAGAACCCCGGTCCCGGGCGCGACCCCACCCGTTACCAGGGACTGGTCGGGATGGCCGCTGCGGGCCTCGCCGAAGCATTCGAGACCTATTTCCGGCAATCCGAGCAGTTGCCCACCCGCCTGCTGCTGACCACGACCGACCACAGCTGTGCCGGACTCATGTTGCAGAAACTGCCCGGCGACAGTGGCGACGATGACGGCTGGAACCGCGCCAATGCGCTGTTCGACACCCTGCGCGAGGACGAACTGCAGGCATGGACCAGCGAGCAGTTGTTGCGCCGCCTGTTTGCCGAAGAGGAGGCCCAGCCGCTTGGGGGCCGGGCGCTGGCATTCGGCTGTTCCTGCTCGCGCGAGCGCGTGGAGGGCGTGCTGATGTCGCTCGGCCATGAGGAGGCGATGGCCGCAACCACGCAACATGGCCACGCCGAAGTGCGCTGCGAATTCTGCGGCCAGAGCTATACGTTCGATCCCGCCGAGGTTGACGCGCTGTTCACCGATGCGCCGGTTCCAATGGCGGCACCCGACCGCCTGCAATAG
- a CDS encoding peptide chain release factor 3, protein MPDVSAESARRRTFAIISHPDAGKTTLTEKLLLFGGAIQMAGSVKSRKTTRHATSDWMALEKERGISVTSSVMQFPYEGKIVNLLDTPGHADFGEDTYRVLTAVDSALMVIDVAKGVEERTIKLMEVCRLRDTPIMTFINKLDREGKDPIELLDEVETVLGIQCAPVTWPIGMGQRLKGVVHLLTGEVHLYEPGRNFTRQDSTIFPSLDAPGLVEKIGEKMLADLREELELVQGASHPFDKAEYLAGRQTPVFFGSGVNNFGVQPLLDFFVEHAPSPQTRSTTTRDVAPQEPKLTGFVFKIQANMDPQHRDRVAFMRVCSGRFEAGMKAFHPRTGKEVKLANALTFMASDREIAAEAYPGDVIGIHNHGTISIGDTFTEGETLAFTGIPNFAPELFRRARLRDPLKLKQLQKGLAQLSEEGATQFFRPLMSNDLILGAVGVLQFDVAAYRLKDEYGVDAIFEPVGVVTTRWVHCDNPKKFEEFREKNAPNLGIDAAGELVYLAPTRVNLQLAQERWPDVRFAATREHAHTAGTT, encoded by the coding sequence ATGCCTGACGTTTCCGCAGAATCCGCCCGCCGCCGTACGTTCGCGATCATCTCGCATCCCGACGCCGGCAAGACCACGCTCACCGAGAAGCTGCTGCTGTTCGGCGGTGCGATCCAGATGGCCGGCTCGGTCAAGTCGCGCAAGACCACCCGCCACGCCACCTCCGACTGGATGGCGTTGGAGAAGGAGCGCGGCATCTCGGTGACCTCGTCGGTGATGCAGTTCCCGTACGAAGGCAAGATCGTCAACCTGCTCGACACCCCCGGCCACGCCGACTTCGGCGAGGACACCTACCGCGTGCTCACGGCGGTGGACTCGGCGTTGATGGTGATCGACGTCGCCAAGGGCGTGGAGGAGCGCACCATCAAGCTGATGGAGGTGTGCCGCCTGCGCGACACCCCGATCATGACCTTCATCAACAAGCTCGATCGCGAGGGCAAGGACCCGATCGAACTGCTGGACGAAGTGGAAACCGTGCTCGGCATCCAGTGCGCGCCGGTGACCTGGCCGATCGGCATGGGTCAGCGCCTGAAGGGCGTGGTCCACCTGCTGACTGGCGAGGTCCACCTGTACGAGCCCGGCCGCAACTTCACCCGCCAGGATTCCACCATCTTCCCGTCGCTGGACGCACCCGGCCTGGTCGAGAAGATCGGCGAGAAGATGCTGGCCGACCTGCGCGAGGAACTCGAACTGGTGCAGGGCGCCAGCCATCCGTTCGACAAGGCCGAATACCTCGCCGGACGCCAGACCCCGGTGTTCTTCGGGTCCGGCGTCAACAACTTCGGCGTGCAACCGCTGCTGGACTTCTTCGTCGAGCATGCGCCGTCGCCGCAGACCCGCTCGACCACCACCCGCGACGTCGCCCCGCAGGAACCAAAGCTCACCGGGTTCGTGTTCAAGATCCAGGCCAACATGGACCCGCAGCACCGTGACCGGGTGGCGTTCATGCGCGTGTGTTCCGGGCGTTTCGAGGCGGGCATGAAGGCATTCCATCCGCGTACTGGCAAGGAAGTGAAGCTCGCCAACGCGCTGACCTTCATGGCCTCGGACCGCGAGATCGCCGCCGAGGCATACCCCGGCGACGTCATCGGCATCCACAACCACGGCACGATCTCGATCGGTGACACGTTCACCGAGGGCGAGACGCTGGCATTCACCGGCATCCCCAACTTCGCCCCGGAACTGTTCCGCCGCGCGCGCCTGCGCGACCCGCTCAAGCTCAAGCAGTTGCAGAAGGGCCTGGCGCAGCTGTCGGAGGAAGGCGCCACCCAGTTCTTCCGCCCGCTGATGAGCAACGACCTGATCCTCGGCGCGGTCGGCGTGCTGCAGTTCGACGTCGCCGCGTACCGGCTCAAGGACGAGTACGGCGTCGATGCGATCTTCGAACCGGTCGGGGTGGTGACCACGCGCTGGGTGCATTGCGACAACCCGAAGAAGTTCGAGGAATTCCGCGAGAAGAACGCGCCCAACCTCGGCATCGATGCCGCCGGCGAACTCGTCTACCTCGCCCCGACGCGGGTCAACCTGCAGCTTGCGCAGGAACGCTGGCCGGACGTGCGATTCGCCGCGACCCGCGAGCACGCGCATACCGCCGGAACCACCTGA
- a CDS encoding TonB-dependent receptor → MMLKTNKLRDAITFALVAGTTAAAGTGVAFAQEGQQATTLDRIQVTGSRIRQVDVETAQPVTFVTREEIQRQGFQSVADILQNISAVGAPPISRAAPLSSGENVGGSYISLRNLGASRTLILLNGKRLGISTSGLQDIAAIPASAIERIEVLKDGASSIYGSDAMAGVINIITRTNFEGAEANVYYGQYSQGDGAITNGDFTLGFAGDRGSLTVTGDWRKEDVVAGQDRWFSAYTRTDRRWNEGWTTAGQYGGFTPSYSQRGLFPNVTFNPPTANSANPVTRVILREGGDPRNPADYINQNVDSTSTEHKTNTNDQMDVHTPLQTKSLFVDGSYDITDTIRFRTNLAYFNRETDRLIAGYPMQAASFGTPMDADSYFNPIGQNIGNWWRRTWEVPRSTSSDFNQYRFSGTFEGYFEIGDRIFDWDVGYLNSQSKLTQASFGNLNLANVSRAVGPSFMNAQGQVVCGAPGAVDTGCVPWNPFLHYGDTGVGGLTGNDALQRFLFQEEHSTGETETQIFSANLAGSIVTLPGGDLGFAVGVESRKETGMFSPDALAQTGGSTNLAAGPTGGGYRVDEVYLELEAPLLSGLPFAEELTLTAATRYSEFDSFGDTTNNKFGLRWKPIESLMLRATVADGFRAPTISDLYGGGSQTFSFFTDPCDTNFGSSANNATTRANCVAAMGALANSYRQLGQGFSPVAQPNSQTPVAFTSGSNPLLTPELSKSQTIGFVWSPGFLEGFNASVDWWKIRIADTIVADSPTTILNDCYIQGITSRCSPQLFTRDGTDGYINFMNFGGRNAGFRKAEGYDIDLTYRWDAGDYGNFTVNSNSTYTAYDALVSTNDPRKPLSSVGVTSSFRLRSNLGLSWQYGDFGASWTARYYSSMAEGCTFFNAADNNPQPECNQIQYAPTGLLNADGSPASALRRRHVNGSTTFHDMQVRWQAPWNATIAIGANNVFEKYGPPMYTQPSANFAYYGGFDIGRFVYMKYQQRF, encoded by the coding sequence ATGATGTTGAAGACCAACAAGCTCCGCGACGCGATCACCTTCGCGCTCGTTGCGGGCACCACCGCCGCCGCCGGCACGGGCGTCGCCTTCGCCCAGGAAGGCCAGCAGGCGACCACGCTGGACCGCATCCAGGTCACCGGCTCGCGTATCCGCCAGGTGGACGTGGAAACCGCCCAGCCGGTGACCTTCGTGACCCGTGAGGAAATCCAGCGCCAGGGCTTCCAGTCCGTCGCGGACATCCTGCAGAACATCAGCGCCGTCGGCGCTCCGCCGATCAGCCGCGCAGCACCGCTGTCGTCGGGTGAGAACGTGGGCGGCAGCTACATCAGCCTGCGCAACCTCGGTGCGTCCCGCACTCTGATCCTGCTCAACGGCAAGCGCCTGGGCATCTCGACCAGCGGCCTGCAGGACATCGCCGCCATCCCGGCCTCGGCCATCGAGCGCATCGAAGTGCTGAAGGACGGCGCCTCGTCGATCTACGGCTCCGACGCGATGGCCGGCGTCATCAACATCATCACCCGCACCAACTTCGAAGGAGCGGAAGCCAACGTCTACTACGGCCAGTACAGCCAGGGCGACGGCGCGATCACCAACGGTGACTTCACCCTGGGCTTCGCCGGTGACCGCGGTTCGCTGACCGTGACCGGTGACTGGCGCAAGGAAGACGTGGTCGCAGGCCAGGATCGCTGGTTCAGTGCCTACACCCGCACCGACCGTCGCTGGAACGAGGGCTGGACCACCGCAGGTCAGTACGGCGGCTTCACGCCCAGCTACAGCCAGCGCGGCCTGTTCCCGAACGTGACGTTCAACCCGCCGACCGCGAACAGCGCGAATCCGGTGACCCGCGTCATCCTGCGCGAAGGTGGCGATCCGCGGAATCCGGCCGACTACATCAACCAGAACGTCGACTCGACCTCCACCGAGCACAAGACGAACACCAACGACCAGATGGACGTGCACACGCCGTTGCAGACGAAGTCGCTCTTCGTCGACGGCAGCTATGACATCACCGACACCATCCGCTTCCGCACCAACCTGGCGTATTTCAACCGCGAAACCGATCGCCTGATCGCCGGCTACCCGATGCAGGCGGCCTCGTTCGGCACCCCGATGGACGCCGACAGCTACTTCAACCCGATCGGGCAGAACATCGGCAACTGGTGGCGCCGGACCTGGGAAGTGCCGCGCTCCACCTCGTCGGACTTCAACCAGTACCGCTTCAGCGGCACCTTCGAGGGTTACTTCGAGATCGGCGACCGCATCTTCGACTGGGACGTCGGCTACCTCAACAGCCAGAGCAAGCTGACCCAGGCATCGTTCGGCAACCTCAACCTCGCCAACGTTTCGCGCGCGGTGGGTCCTTCCTTCATGAATGCCCAGGGCCAGGTCGTCTGCGGCGCGCCGGGCGCGGTCGACACCGGCTGCGTGCCGTGGAATCCCTTCCTGCATTACGGTGATACCGGTGTGGGCGGCCTGACGGGCAACGACGCACTGCAGCGCTTCCTGTTCCAGGAAGAGCACAGCACCGGTGAGACCGAGACGCAGATCTTCTCGGCCAACCTGGCCGGCTCCATCGTGACCCTGCCGGGCGGCGACCTGGGCTTCGCGGTCGGCGTGGAAAGCCGCAAGGAAACCGGCATGTTCTCGCCCGACGCGCTGGCACAGACGGGCGGCTCGACCAACCTGGCGGCTGGCCCGACCGGTGGCGGCTACCGCGTGGACGAGGTCTACCTCGAGCTCGAGGCCCCGCTGCTGTCCGGCCTGCCGTTCGCGGAAGAGCTGACCCTGACCGCGGCCACCCGCTACTCCGAGTTCGATAGCTTCGGTGACACCACCAACAACAAGTTCGGCCTGCGCTGGAAGCCGATCGAGTCGCTGATGCTGCGTGCCACGGTCGCCGACGGCTTCCGCGCTCCGACCATCTCGGATCTGTACGGTGGCGGCTCGCAGACCTTCTCGTTCTTCACCGATCCCTGCGACACCAACTTCGGCAGTTCGGCCAACAACGCCACCACCCGCGCCAACTGCGTCGCGGCCATGGGCGCGCTGGCCAACAGCTACCGCCAGCTGGGTCAGGGTTTCTCGCCGGTGGCACAGCCGAACTCGCAGACCCCGGTGGCCTTCACCTCTGGCAGCAACCCGCTGCTGACCCCGGAACTGTCGAAGTCGCAGACCATCGGCTTCGTCTGGAGCCCGGGCTTCCTGGAAGGCTTCAACGCGTCCGTCGACTGGTGGAAGATCCGTATCGCCGACACCATCGTTGCCGACTCGCCGACCACCATCCTCAACGACTGCTACATCCAGGGCATCACCAGCCGCTGCTCGCCGCAGCTGTTCACGCGTGATGGAACCGATGGCTACATCAACTTCATGAACTTCGGCGGCCGCAACGCCGGCTTCCGCAAGGCCGAAGGGTATGACATCGACCTGACCTACCGCTGGGATGCCGGTGACTACGGCAACTTCACGGTCAACTCGAACTCCACCTACACCGCGTACGATGCGCTGGTCAGCACCAACGACCCGCGCAAGCCGCTGTCCTCGGTCGGTGTCACCTCCAGCTTCCGCCTGCGTTCGAACCTTGGGCTCAGCTGGCAGTACGGTGATTTCGGAGCAAGCTGGACCGCGCGCTATTACTCGAGCATGGCGGAGGGCTGCACGTTCTTCAACGCCGCGGACAACAACCCGCAGCCGGAGTGCAACCAGATCCAGTACGCTCCGACTGGCCTGCTGAATGCGGACGGCTCGCCGGCAAGCGCGCTGCGCCGCCGCCACGTGAATGGTTCGACGACGTTCCACGACATGCAGGTCCGCTGGCAGGCTCCGTGGAATGCGACGATCGCCATTGGTGCGAACAACGTGTTCGAGAAGTACGGCCCGCCGATGTACACCCAGCCGAGCGCGAACTTCGCCTACTACGGTGGCTTCGACATCGGTCGCTTCGTGTACATGAAGTACCAGCAGCGCTTCTGA
- a CDS encoding hemolysin III family protein: protein MSTTTMSLRQKREELASALTHGLGAAAALAAGAVLITLAALYGDAWQLGAAIVFGVSLLMLYLASTLYHAFHHPVLKGRLKVFDHCAIYLLIAGTYTPFTLIGLRGPLGWTLFTAIWTLAFAGVVFKLFYTGRFKRLSTLIYVAMGWLVIVAIKPVLAALDGWTFGWLIAGGLFYTLGTIFYHRESIPYSHAIWHLFCIAGSVCHYIAVMAQVVTPR, encoded by the coding sequence ATGAGCACCACCACCATGAGCCTGCGACAGAAGCGCGAGGAACTCGCCAGCGCGCTGACCCATGGGCTCGGCGCCGCCGCCGCGCTTGCCGCCGGCGCGGTGCTGATCACCCTGGCCGCACTGTACGGCGACGCCTGGCAGCTCGGCGCCGCGATCGTCTTCGGCGTCAGCCTGCTGATGCTGTACCTCGCCTCCACGCTCTACCACGCGTTCCACCACCCGGTGCTCAAGGGCCGGCTCAAGGTGTTCGACCACTGCGCGATCTACCTGCTGATCGCCGGTACCTACACGCCATTCACCCTGATCGGGCTGCGCGGACCATTGGGCTGGACCCTGTTCACGGCGATCTGGACGCTGGCGTTTGCCGGGGTGGTGTTCAAGCTGTTCTACACAGGCCGCTTCAAGCGCCTGTCGACGCTGATCTACGTGGCCATGGGCTGGCTGGTGATCGTGGCGATCAAGCCGGTGCTCGCGGCGCTGGATGGCTGGACTTTCGGCTGGCTGATCGCGGGCGGGCTGTTCTATACCCTGGGCACAATCTTCTACCATCGCGAATCGATCCCCTACTCGCACGCGATCTGGCACCTGTTCTGCATCGCGGGCAGCGTGTGCCACTACATCGCGGTCATGGCGCAGGTGGTGACGCCACGCTGA
- the mtgA gene encoding monofunctional biosynthetic peptidoglycan transglycosylase, with the protein MQARRNRVSGTHDRPRKRRSLWRWLWKLPLLLLVLSVLQVLVLRVVDPPFSAYMAARQIAVWTGNGPERIAYEWRDWDAIAPALPLAVIASEDQNFARHRGFDFDAIEKARAHNARGGRTRGASTISQQVARNLFLWSGRSWVRKGLEAWYTVLIELLWPKQRILEMYVNIAEFGDGVYGAQAAAQRFYRRDASALDWQQSARLAAVLPSPRRYSVTRPGPYVQRRTQAIQRQMRQIGGEAHLRQLQ; encoded by the coding sequence ATGCAAGCACGGCGGAACAGGGTCAGCGGGACACACGATCGCCCCCGGAAGCGACGCAGCCTCTGGCGCTGGTTGTGGAAGCTGCCACTGCTGCTGCTCGTGCTGAGCGTGCTGCAGGTGCTCGTGCTGCGGGTGGTCGATCCGCCGTTCTCCGCGTACATGGCCGCGCGCCAGATTGCCGTCTGGACCGGCAACGGGCCGGAGCGCATCGCTTACGAGTGGCGCGACTGGGATGCGATCGCACCGGCGCTGCCACTGGCGGTGATCGCATCCGAAGACCAGAACTTCGCCCGTCATCGCGGCTTCGACTTCGATGCCATCGAGAAGGCGCGTGCCCACAACGCGCGTGGCGGGCGCACGCGTGGCGCCAGCACGATCAGCCAGCAGGTGGCGCGCAACCTGTTCCTGTGGAGCGGCCGCAGCTGGGTGCGCAAGGGGCTGGAAGCCTGGTACACGGTGCTGATCGAACTGCTGTGGCCCAAGCAGCGCATCCTGGAGATGTACGTCAACATCGCCGAGTTCGGCGATGGCGTCTATGGCGCCCAGGCGGCAGCGCAGCGGTTCTATCGCCGCGACGCGTCGGCGCTGGATTGGCAGCAGAGCGCGCGGCTGGCGGCGGTGCTGCCGAGCCCGCGCCGCTACAGCGTGACGCGGCCCGGGCCGTACGTGCAGCGGCGCACGCAGGCGATCCAGCGGCAGATGCGCCAGATCGGCGGCGAGGCGCATCTGCGCCAGCTGCAGTAG
- a CDS encoding AsmA family protein translates to MSEAPVPPSARSRRRFDTIADHPWRTALAVAAVGLLVLLLLWDWNWFKGPVERAVEARTGRSFTIGGDLDVDLGRVTTIRADALELGNADWSEDARMAAADRLQLSIEILPLLRGQVRIPEIRLQRPQVRLEIGPDREGNWNAFAGDGDGGNPIQLQRLWIDDGNLLFLDPEGETEVDVQVASETPGEGDAAPPVAITGEGRWRAAEFELEGTAQSPLDLQDADSPYRFDLHARAGATRAHARGSLVDAFQFENFGFQMALAGQNLEHLYPLLGLAMPPTPPYSVDGQLRREGTSWHYRDFSGKVGDSDLAGSVTVETGGERNFFKADLVSKLLDLDDLAGFLGAAPESGAGETPSPEQEAEAADDGRLIPDTPYELDKLNAMDADVRLRAQRIEADLPLDDMDAHLFLENGLLRLEPLNFGVADGDIRSTVRMDAREAPIRTTLDADVRGLNLGSLFPDSALAGDAVGRIGGHARLAGTGNSIAAMLGSSDGELAVGMGKGEVSALLVELAGIDIAEALGFLFTNDRKIPIRCAFADFAVADGVMSANALAFDTTDTLIIGEGTIDLDGEELDLLLRPRPKDRSLLSLRSPLVIGGTFSDPSFRPDLARLGLRGAIALALGSIAPPAALLATLELGPGEDSDCGGEYAR, encoded by the coding sequence ATGTCCGAGGCGCCCGTTCCGCCCTCCGCACGCTCACGTCGCCGGTTCGACACCATTGCCGACCATCCATGGCGCACCGCGCTGGCGGTGGCCGCAGTCGGGTTGCTGGTGCTGTTGCTGCTGTGGGACTGGAACTGGTTCAAGGGGCCGGTGGAGCGCGCAGTCGAAGCGCGCACCGGACGCAGCTTCACGATCGGCGGCGATCTCGACGTCGACCTGGGCCGGGTGACCACCATCCGCGCCGATGCGCTCGAGCTCGGCAACGCGGACTGGTCGGAAGATGCGCGCATGGCCGCCGCCGACCGGCTGCAGTTGTCCATCGAGATCCTGCCACTGCTGCGTGGCCAGGTGCGGATCCCCGAGATCCGCCTGCAGCGTCCGCAGGTGCGCCTGGAGATCGGCCCCGACCGCGAGGGCAACTGGAATGCGTTCGCGGGCGACGGCGATGGCGGCAATCCGATCCAGCTGCAGCGGTTGTGGATCGACGACGGCAACCTGCTGTTCCTGGACCCGGAAGGCGAGACCGAGGTGGACGTGCAGGTGGCCAGCGAGACCCCGGGTGAGGGCGATGCCGCACCGCCGGTCGCGATCACCGGCGAGGGCCGCTGGCGCGCCGCCGAGTTCGAGCTCGAGGGCACCGCGCAGTCCCCGCTGGACCTGCAGGACGCCGACAGTCCCTACCGCTTCGACCTGCATGCGCGTGCCGGTGCCACCCGCGCACACGCGCGCGGCTCGCTGGTGGATGCATTCCAGTTCGAGAACTTCGGCTTCCAGATGGCGCTGGCGGGCCAGAACCTCGAACACCTGTATCCGCTGCTCGGGCTGGCGATGCCGCCGACGCCTCCGTATTCCGTCGATGGCCAGTTGCGGCGCGAAGGCACCAGCTGGCACTACCGCGACTTCAGCGGCAAGGTCGGCGACAGCGACCTGGCCGGCTCGGTCACGGTGGAGACCGGGGGCGAACGCAACTTCTTCAAGGCCGACCTCGTGTCGAAGCTGCTCGACCTCGACGACCTCGCGGGTTTCCTGGGCGCCGCACCGGAGTCCGGCGCCGGCGAGACCCCGAGCCCCGAACAGGAAGCGGAAGCCGCCGACGACGGGCGGCTGATTCCAGACACCCCCTACGAACTCGACAAGCTCAACGCCATGGATGCCGACGTGCGCCTGCGTGCGCAGCGCATAGAAGCCGACCTGCCGCTCGACGACATGGATGCGCACCTCTTCCTCGAGAACGGCCTGCTCCGGCTCGAGCCACTGAACTTCGGCGTGGCCGACGGCGACATCCGCTCGACCGTGCGCATGGACGCCCGCGAGGCACCGATCCGCACCACGCTCGATGCCGATGTGCGCGGCCTCAACCTCGGCAGCCTGTTCCCGGATTCCGCGCTCGCCGGCGATGCGGTGGGCCGCATCGGTGGCCATGCCAGGCTGGCCGGCACCGGCAATTCGATCGCGGCGATGCTCGGCAGTTCGGATGGCGAACTGGCGGTGGGCATGGGCAAGGGCGAGGTCAGCGCCCTGCTGGTGGAACTGGCCGGCATCGACATCGCCGAGGCACTGGGATTTCTCTTCACGAACGACCGCAAGATCCCGATCCGCTGCGCGTTCGCCGATTTCGCGGTGGCCGATGGCGTGATGTCGGCCAACGCGCTGGCCTTCGATACCACCGACACGCTGATCATCGGCGAGGGCACCATCGACCTCGACGGCGAGGAACTCGACCTGCTGCTGCGTCCGCGGCCGAAGGACCGCAGCCTGCTCAGCCTGCGCTCGCCACTGGTGATTGGCGGCACCTTCTCCGACCCGAGCTTCCGCCCCGACCTCGCCCGTCTAGGCCTGCGTGGCGCGATCGCGCTGGCACTGGGTTCGATCGCACCGCCGGCCGCGTTGCTGGCCACGCTGGAACTCGGCCCCGGCGAGGACAGCGACTGCGGTGGCGAGTACGCGCGCTGA
- a CDS encoding glycosyltransferase family 2 protein yields the protein MSHDRLTIVVAAFNEADALPVLHGRILDVLDALRVDGIDGSVLYVDDGSRDRTWPVLQELATADARVALVRLSRNFGKEAALTAGLDLVEEGAAVILDADGQDPPELIPGFVALWREGYDDVYGTRTEREGETWLKRASAHLFYRVMLRLSKTPIPVDTGDFRLLSPRALAALRQLRERHRFMKGLFGWVGFNRIAVPYQRDARLAGRSKFNFWRLWNFALEGVTSFSTAPLRLATYIGLGTALLAFLYALWIIIKALIWRDPVAGWPTMMAVILFLGGMQLIALGLIGEYLGRLYEESKQRPLYLVDTWLPARGVCCPSVSTMEVERHAYRAAGAGIEEP from the coding sequence ATGAGCCATGACCGCCTGACCATCGTCGTTGCCGCCTTCAACGAAGCCGACGCGCTGCCCGTGCTGCACGGGCGGATCCTCGACGTCCTCGACGCCCTGCGCGTCGATGGGATCGATGGCAGCGTGCTGTACGTCGATGACGGCAGCCGCGACCGCACCTGGCCGGTGCTGCAGGAACTCGCCACCGCCGATGCACGCGTCGCGCTGGTGCGGCTGTCGCGCAACTTCGGCAAGGAAGCCGCGTTGACCGCCGGCCTGGACCTGGTCGAGGAGGGCGCCGCGGTGATCCTCGATGCCGATGGCCAGGACCCGCCGGAACTGATTCCCGGGTTCGTCGCGCTGTGGCGCGAGGGCTATGACGATGTCTACGGCACCCGCACCGAGCGCGAAGGCGAGACCTGGCTCAAGCGTGCATCGGCACACCTTTTCTACCGGGTGATGCTGCGGCTGTCGAAGACTCCGATCCCGGTCGATACCGGCGACTTCCGCCTGTTGTCGCCACGGGCGCTGGCGGCATTGCGGCAGCTGCGCGAGCGCCACCGTTTCATGAAGGGCCTGTTCGGCTGGGTGGGTTTCAACCGCATCGCGGTGCCGTACCAGCGCGATGCGCGGCTGGCCGGGCGCAGCAAGTTCAACTTCTGGCGGCTGTGGAACTTCGCGCTGGAGGGGGTGACCAGCTTTTCCACGGCTCCGCTGCGGCTGGCCACCTATATCGGCCTGGGCACCGCGCTGCTGGCCTTCCTGTACGCGCTGTGGATCATCATCAAGGCGCTGATCTGGCGCGATCCGGTCGCCGGCTGGCCGACGATGATGGCGGTGATCCTGTTCCTGGGTGGCATGCAGCTGATCGCGCTCGGCCTGATCGGCGAATACCTGGGCCGGCTGTACGAGGAGTCGAAACAGCGACCCCTCTATCTCGTGGACACCTGGCTTCCGGCACGCGGGGTATGCTGCCCGTCCGTGTCGACGATGGAGGTGGAACGCCATGCGTACCGTGCGGCAGGTGCTGGAATCGAAGAACCCTGA